Proteins encoded by one window of Porphyromonas vaginalis:
- a CDS encoding fumarylacetoacetase: MKVYGIDDESRLFYKGEALLRPGYPFFVPHLEAEWCAIPSLAIKIGRTGKCVAPPFAERYIEACAAGWDITSRSLLAELRKASAPWERAKVYDGSAVALDWQPLDTTLAEYYTLTLSEQSWTLSRTAVCQALSLLSECLTIHTGDVLLLNAIPITAAPAIAPEQQLSLTLQAGEKLRSTTLLRIK, from the coding sequence ATGAAGGTCTACGGCATAGACGACGAGTCTCGGCTCTTTTACAAAGGCGAAGCACTCCTTCGCCCGGGCTACCCTTTCTTCGTTCCACACCTCGAAGCGGAGTGGTGCGCCATCCCTTCTCTCGCCATCAAGATAGGGCGAACGGGCAAGTGCGTGGCGCCTCCCTTTGCTGAGCGATACATCGAGGCATGCGCTGCTGGCTGGGACATCACCAGCCGCTCGCTACTCGCTGAGCTACGCAAGGCGAGCGCTCCCTGGGAGCGTGCTAAGGTGTACGACGGCAGTGCCGTAGCCCTCGACTGGCAGCCCCTTGACACAACGCTCGCAGAGTACTACACGCTAACCCTCTCTGAGCAGAGCTGGACGCTCTCCCGTACAGCAGTCTGCCAAGCGCTCTCGCTCCTCTCCGAGTGCCTCACCATTCACACGGGCGACGTGCTCCTACTCAACGCAATCCCCATAACAGCGGCTCCCGCCATTGCCCCCGAGCAACAGCTCTCCCTCACGCTACAAGCTGGCGAAAAGCTTCGCTCCACTACCCTACTACGCATTAAATAA